Proteins co-encoded in one Brassica rapa cultivar Chiifu-401-42 chromosome A02, CAAS_Brap_v3.01, whole genome shotgun sequence genomic window:
- the LOC117132058 gene encoding putative lipid-binding protein AIR1, with amino-acid sequence MAPRTSLALFLFFNLLFFTYTTAQGTCPRNALQIGACTNVLNAIDLTLGNPPPPVPPCCSLIAGLADLEAAVCLCTALDVNVLGINVHLPIDISVLLNACSRFAPPSFQCP; translated from the coding sequence ATGGCTCCAAGAACCTCTCTTGCACTCTTCCTTTTCTTTAACCTCCTCTTCTTCACTTACACTACTGCTCAAGGCACTTGTCCTAGAAATGCCCTTCAGATCGGTGCTTGCACTAATGTGCTCAATGCAATTGACTTAACATTAGGAAACCCACCGCCACCAGTACCGCCGTGCTGCTCGCTCATTGCAGGCTTGGCTGACCTTGAGGCTGCAGTCTGTCTCTGTACCGCGCTCGACGTTAACGTTCTTGGCATCAACGTTCACCTTCCCATCGATATCAGTGTACTTTTAAATGCTTGTAGCAGATTTGCTCCACCAAGTTTCCAATGCCCGTAA
- the LOC103868394 gene encoding uncharacterized protein LOC103868394 has protein sequence MTARALGGDFRVLGEEVQDENMEEIGEHGRPPGDLPDAPGSWVKKVLGCNEGGMPVPEEIVDETFVEANLKLEFPNGEDGEPVITIGQEVLSAMNGLWKRCMIVKVLGRSIPLLSLTRRLKELWKPAGSMFVMDLPKNFFMVRFGVEEEYMNALSGGPWRAFGSYLMVQAWTPEFDPLRDEIVTTPVWVRLAHIPVNFYHKTILMGIAKGLGKPIKVDCTTLKVERARFARICVEVNLNKPLKGTVMINGERYCVSYEGISTICSSCGMYGHLAHSCPRKVLEETPINAVVPVDRTQKSTEVAGMDTDFTLVRQARKGLTQNGQRGVTLRSNESREMVGNKTLIGSKSRGVRQENMSEDIRVSNRFGGLNVEEDMEEQVEESGNREENKENENTTNIVSEGASKEAGKEFSFGKNGNRGNRQPARLGPKDKKISNMRGLNPHKTKLRNIGPMRGLVFGPISGESGLSARGKRLRVEKENVGRPGGVFAGDGELDRNEKNAGHVYDKNNTQVQFSEMENLKLNEAEASASQGREVLESVEA, from the coding sequence ATGACGGCTAGGGCTTTGGGGGGTGATTTTAGGGTTTTGGGTGAGGAAGTGCAGGATGAGAATATGGAGGAGATCGGGGAGCATGGGAGACCGCCCGGAGATCTACCGGATGCTCCAGGCTCTTGGGTGAAGAAGGTATTAGGGTGCAATGAAGGAGGGATGCCTGTACCGGAGGAAATTGTGGACGAGACTTTTGTGGAAGCAAATCTGAAACTAGAGTTCCCTAATGGTGAGGATGGAGAACCGGTGATAACGATTGGACAGGAGGTTTTGAGTGCTATGAATGGTTTATGGAAGAGATGTATGATTGTTAAGGTCTTGGGGAGGAGTATCCCATTATTGAGCTTAACGAGAAGGTTGAAGGAGCTATGGAAACCTGCGGGATCAATGTTTGTGATGGATCTCCCGAAGAATTTTTTCATGGTTCGTTTTGGAGTAGAGGAGGAGTATATGAATGCGCTATCAGGTGGCCCATGGAGGGCTTTTGGGAGTTACCTTATGGTGCAAGCATGGACGCCCGAGTTTGATCCGCTGAGGGACGAGATAGTTACGACACCGGTTTGGGTTCGTTTAGCACATATCCCAGttaatttttatcataaaacgATACTGATGGGGATTGCCAAGGGGTTAGGAAAACCGATCAAGGTTGACTGCACCACGTTAAAAGTCGAAAGAGCTAGATTTGCGAGAATTTGTGTGGAGGTTAACCTGAATAAGCCATTGAAAGGGACAGTGATGATTAATGGTGAGAGGTACTGCGTATCATATGAAGGAATCTCGACGATCTGCTCGTCATGTGGTATGTATGGACATCTAGCCCATTCATGCCCACGTAAGGTACTGGAGGAAACTCCTATAAATGCGGTTGTTCCAGTGGACAGGACACAAAAGAGTACGGAGGTTGCAGGTATGGATACAGATTTTACCCTAGTGAGACAGGCGAGGAAAGGGCTAACTCAGAATGGGCAGAGAGGAGTTACACTGCGGAGTAATGAAAGTAGGGAGATGGTAGGAAACAAGACGTTGATCGGTAGTAAAAGTCGAGGGGTTCGTCAAGAGAATATGTCGGAGGACATAAGGGTTTCAAATAGGTTTGGAGGGTTGAATGTGGAGGAGGATATGGAGGAACAAGTGGAGGAGAGTGGGAATAGAGAAGAGAATAAAGAAAATGAGAATACTACTAATATAGTTTCTGAAGGAGCGAGCAAAGAGGCTGGGAAGGAATTCTCGTTTGGAAAGAATGGGAACAGAGGGAACCGACAGCCTGCTCGATTGGGTCCAAAAGATAAGAAGATTAGCAACATGAGAGGCCTGAATCCTCATAAGACCAAACTGAGAAATATTGGGCCTATGCGGGGTTTGGTGTTTGGCCCAATAAGTGGGGAGAGTGGCTTGTCGGCGAGAGGGAAGAGACTACGAGTAGAGAAGGAAAATGTCGGCCGACCAGGTGGTGTTTTCGCAGGAGATGGGGAGCTAGACAGAAATGAGAAGAATGCTGGGCATGTGTACGATAAAAACAACACTCAGGTGCAATTTTCAGAGATGGAGAATCTGAAATTGAATGAGGCAGAAGCTAGTGCGAGCCAAGGACGAGAAGTCCTGGAGAGTGTGGAGGCATAA